A portion of the Sandaracinobacteroides saxicola genome contains these proteins:
- a CDS encoding peroxiredoxin: protein MTIKVGDTLPEAVLMKMTADGPAPVSTKELFARRTVALFAVPGAFTPTCSAKHLPGFIEKADELRAKGVDEIACISVNDVFVMGAWGKSAGTDDKVTMLADGNGDFAEALGLTMDGSRFGMGKRAQRFSILVKDGVAAEVNVEEPGAFRVSSAEHLLGQLTAA, encoded by the coding sequence ATGACGATCAAGGTGGGTGATACGCTTCCCGAGGCGGTGCTGATGAAGATGACGGCCGATGGCCCGGCGCCGGTGAGCACCAAAGAACTGTTCGCCAGGCGCACCGTGGCGCTGTTCGCGGTGCCGGGCGCCTTCACGCCGACCTGTTCGGCGAAGCATCTGCCGGGGTTCATCGAAAAGGCCGACGAGCTGCGGGCCAAGGGCGTCGACGAGATCGCCTGCATCAGCGTGAACGACGTGTTCGTGATGGGCGCCTGGGGCAAGAGCGCGGGGACGGACGACAAGGTGACGATGCTGGCCGACGGCAATGGCGATTTCGCCGAAGCGCTGGGGCTGACCATGGATGGCAGCCGGTTCGGCATGGGCAAGCGCGCACAGCGCTTCAGCATCCTGGTGAAGGATGGCGTGGCGGCCGAGGTGAATGTCGAGGAGCCGGGCGCGTTCCGCGTGTCCAGCGCCGAACATCTGCTGGGACAATTGACCGCGGCATGA
- a CDS encoding SDR family NAD(P)-dependent oxidoreductase: MDLKLKGLKTLVIGGTKGIGRATVRRFAAEGAHVAFCARGQDGVDKLAGELANSGVTVHGFVADAAGDAASFKAAVEAAAAALGGLDILVTCVSASGMMFDEAGFRKNFEVDVIGTYRAVEAAHPFLKASAHPSVVNIASIAAIEEFGGHQSFNSMKAATICYFNQLSHAWQADRIRFNTVSPGPIYEKEGVWGWVEANMPEVFAATPKAIPAGRYGTPEDVADAVAYLASPAASFVNATNLVIDGGYTKGVQY, translated from the coding sequence ATGGACCTGAAACTCAAAGGCCTGAAAACCCTCGTCATCGGCGGCACGAAGGGCATCGGCCGCGCCACCGTCCGCCGCTTCGCCGCCGAAGGCGCCCATGTCGCCTTCTGCGCCCGCGGGCAGGACGGCGTCGACAAGCTGGCCGGCGAGCTGGCGAACAGCGGTGTCACCGTCCACGGCTTCGTCGCCGACGCCGCCGGCGATGCCGCCAGCTTCAAGGCCGCGGTCGAAGCCGCCGCCGCCGCGCTGGGCGGTCTCGACATTCTCGTCACCTGCGTCAGCGCCAGCGGCATGATGTTCGACGAAGCCGGCTTCCGGAAGAATTTCGAGGTCGACGTCATCGGCACCTACCGCGCGGTGGAGGCCGCCCACCCCTTCCTGAAGGCCAGCGCCCACCCGTCGGTCGTCAACATCGCCAGCATCGCCGCGATCGAGGAATTCGGCGGCCACCAGAGCTTCAACAGCATGAAGGCCGCCACCATCTGCTATTTCAACCAGCTCAGCCATGCCTGGCAGGCCGACAGGATCCGCTTCAACACCGTCTCCCCCGGCCCGATCTATGAAAAGGAAGGCGTCTGGGGCTGGGTCGAGGCCAACATGCCCGAGGTGTTCGCCGCCACGCCCAAGGCGATCCCCGCCGGCCGCTATGGCACGCCCGAAGATGTCGCCGACGCGGTCGCCTACCTCGCCAGCCCCGCCGCCAGCTTCGTCAACGCGACAAATCTGGTCATTGACGGCGGCTATACCAAAGGGGTTCAATACTGA
- a CDS encoding MgtC/SapB family protein, whose amino-acid sequence MMWELESALRLLVATLVGAAVGLNRDLHGKPTGVRTLGLVGLASALLTLMVIDAGGGHDAISRVVQGVVTGIGFLGAGVILRDPAGQHVHGLTTAAAIWLTAALGMAVGYGLWWTVASAVVLTFAVLLFGGRLEKRLRAALKRETGDED is encoded by the coding sequence ATGATGTGGGAACTGGAATCGGCGTTGCGGCTGCTGGTCGCGACGCTGGTGGGCGCGGCGGTCGGGCTGAACCGGGACCTGCACGGCAAGCCGACCGGGGTGCGCACCCTGGGCCTGGTGGGGTTGGCGTCGGCGCTGCTGACGCTGATGGTGATCGATGCCGGCGGCGGGCATGATGCGATCAGCCGCGTGGTGCAGGGCGTTGTCACCGGCATCGGCTTTCTGGGGGCTGGCGTGATCCTGCGCGATCCCGCCGGCCAGCATGTTCATGGGTTGACGACGGCGGCGGCGATCTGGCTGACGGCGGCGTTGGGAATGGCGGTGGGCTATGGCCTGTGGTGGACGGTGGCAAGCGCCGTGGTTCTGACCTTTGCCGTCCTGCTGTTTGGTGGGCGACTGGAAAAGCGGCTGCGCGCCGCGTTGAAACGGGAGACTGGCGATGAAGATTGA
- a CDS encoding YqgE/AlgH family protein, which translates to MDAAPPYLSGQFLLAMPGMGDPRFAGSVIAMCVHDPAGALGLCLHQANRELTVPELMRQLEIDPGGTPEVRVLVGGPVEPGRGFVLHSTDYAGQDTRFVGNRWALTGTLDVLKAIAGGEGPAKWLVALGYAGWGPGQLEDELGQHGWHVHPGEDTLLWNCRAERRWTEAWGLTGIDLRHLSASAGRA; encoded by the coding sequence ATGGATGCGGCACCCCCCTATCTTTCCGGCCAGTTCCTCCTCGCCATGCCCGGGATGGGCGATCCCCGCTTCGCCGGCAGCGTCATCGCCATGTGCGTGCACGATCCCGCCGGCGCGCTCGGCCTCTGCCTGCACCAGGCAAACCGCGAATTGACCGTGCCCGAACTGATGCGCCAGCTGGAGATCGACCCCGGCGGCACCCCCGAAGTCCGCGTCCTCGTCGGCGGGCCGGTCGAACCCGGCCGCGGCTTCGTGCTCCATTCCACCGACTATGCCGGGCAGGACACCCGCTTCGTCGGCAACCGCTGGGCCCTGACCGGCACGCTCGATGTGCTGAAGGCCATTGCCGGCGGCGAAGGTCCGGCGAAATGGCTGGTCGCCCTCGGCTATGCCGGCTGGGGCCCGGGCCAGCTGGAGGACGAACTCGGCCAGCACGGCTGGCATGTCCACCCGGGAGAGGACACGCTGCTGTGGAACTGCCGCGCCGAACGCCGCTGGACCGAAGCCTGGGGCCTCACCGGCATCGACCTCCGCCACCTCTCCGCCAGCGCCGGGAGAGCCTGA
- a CDS encoding lipoyl domain-containing protein has translation MTDVRVPLDLWDEDDKTGSIVMWLYPDGAQVKEGELIAEILVEKVTLELESPATGTLRIRVEPEIVVNKGDVVATIE, from the coding sequence ATGACCGACGTGCGTGTCCCGCTCGACCTGTGGGACGAGGATGACAAGACCGGCTCGATCGTGATGTGGCTCTACCCGGACGGTGCCCAGGTCAAGGAAGGCGAACTCATCGCCGAAATCCTCGTCGAAAAAGTCACCCTCGAACTCGAATCCCCGGCGACCGGCACACTCCGCATCCGTGTCGAACCGGAAATCGTCGTGAACAAGGGCGACGTCGTTGCCACCATCGAATAG
- the rpoN gene encoding RNA polymerase factor sigma-54, whose amino-acid sequence MALGPRLDLRQTQQLVITPQLQAAIRLLTLSNMELSAHIEEELEKNPLLELAEEPSEPVEVSVTPDASEIELTDQLVAQSEAQAAGSLDVDLVEERFHHDCAGDSGGGEAGEEVDFDSFAAEPATLAEVLQQQAGAVLSGAPLMIATHLIDLIDDSGYLTGTLEEVAERLGVAVAEVAAVLKVIQGFEPTGVGARNLAECLAIQAREADRYDPCMAALIDNLELVARGDLASLRRLCRVDAEDLADMLRELRGYNPRPGMLYGGGRIASVVPDVFIARTAKGWQVELNNGTLPRLIVNRSYAAELVSRGGKAERAFVEECSAQAGWLMRALDQRAQTILKVATELVRQQEGFFERGVAHMKPLTLRMIADAIEMHESTVSRVTSNKYLSCARGLFEMKYFFTNAVPSEGGEASAEAVRARVRDIIAGEDPMRPLSDDKLVELLRGEGFDLARRTVTKYREALGIATSFDRRRRALVKAA is encoded by the coding sequence ATGGCGCTGGGACCTCGCCTTGACCTGCGGCAGACGCAGCAGCTGGTCATCACCCCGCAGTTGCAGGCCGCCATCCGCCTGCTGACGCTGTCCAACATGGAGCTGTCGGCGCATATCGAGGAGGAGCTGGAGAAGAATCCGCTGCTGGAGCTGGCGGAGGAGCCGTCGGAACCGGTCGAGGTGTCGGTGACGCCCGATGCGTCGGAGATCGAGCTGACCGACCAGCTGGTGGCGCAGAGCGAGGCGCAGGCGGCGGGCAGCCTGGACGTGGACCTGGTGGAGGAGCGGTTCCACCATGACTGCGCCGGGGACAGCGGTGGCGGGGAGGCGGGCGAGGAGGTGGATTTCGACAGTTTCGCCGCCGAGCCGGCGACGCTGGCGGAGGTGTTGCAGCAGCAGGCGGGCGCGGTGCTGAGCGGGGCGCCGCTGATGATCGCCACGCATCTGATCGACCTGATCGACGACAGCGGCTATCTGACCGGCACGCTGGAGGAGGTTGCCGAGCGGCTGGGGGTGGCGGTCGCCGAGGTGGCAGCGGTGCTGAAGGTGATCCAGGGGTTCGAGCCGACGGGGGTGGGCGCGCGCAACCTGGCGGAGTGCCTGGCGATCCAGGCGCGGGAGGCGGATCGCTATGACCCGTGCATGGCGGCGCTGATCGACAATCTGGAGCTGGTGGCGCGGGGCGACCTGGCCTCGCTGCGGCGGCTGTGCCGGGTGGATGCGGAGGATCTGGCGGACATGCTGCGCGAGCTGCGGGGCTATAACCCGCGGCCGGGGATGCTCTATGGCGGCGGGCGCATCGCCTCGGTGGTGCCGGACGTGTTCATCGCGCGGACGGCGAAGGGCTGGCAGGTGGAGCTGAACAACGGCACGCTGCCGCGGCTGATCGTCAACCGCAGCTATGCCGCCGAGCTGGTGAGCCGGGGGGGGAAGGCGGAGCGGGCGTTCGTGGAGGAATGTTCGGCGCAGGCCGGGTGGCTGATGCGGGCGCTGGACCAGCGGGCGCAGACCATCCTGAAAGTGGCGACCGAACTGGTGCGGCAGCAGGAGGGGTTTTTCGAGCGCGGGGTGGCGCACATGAAGCCGCTGACGCTGCGGATGATCGCCGATGCGATCGAGATGCACGAATCGACGGTGAGCCGGGTGACCAGCAACAAATATCTGAGCTGCGCGCGCGGGCTGTTCGAGATGAAATATTTCTTCACCAACGCGGTGCCGAGCGAGGGCGGCGAGGCGAGCGCGGAAGCGGTGCGGGCGCGGGTGCGCGACATCATCGCGGGCGAGGATCCGATGCGGCCGCTGTCCGACGACAAGCTGGTGGAGTTGCTGCGCGGCGAGGGGTTCGACCTGGCGCGGCGGACGGTGACGAAATATCGCGAGGCGCTGGGAATCGCGACCAGTTTCGACCGGCGGCGGCGGGCGCTGGTGAAAGCTGCTTAG
- the lptB gene encoding LPS export ABC transporter ATP-binding protein, whose amino-acid sequence MERDEAPAVTRGLAVVSIGKKYDSRVVLRDVSLSVNRGEVVGLLGPNGAGKTTCFYSIMGLAAPDQGRILLDGVDITTLPMYRRAALGLGYLPQETSIFRGLNVADNISAVLEVAEPDAAARSARLEELLGEFNIARLRDAPAMALSGGERRRVEIARALAASPSIMLLDEPFAGIDPISISDIRTLVRQLRDRDIGVLITDHNVRETLEIVDRACIIYDGRVLFEGTPEALVQDETVRRVYLGEGFTL is encoded by the coding sequence ATGGAGCGGGACGAAGCGCCGGCGGTGACTCGCGGCTTGGCCGTTGTTTCGATTGGCAAAAAATATGACAGCCGGGTGGTGTTGCGCGATGTCTCGCTGTCGGTGAACCGCGGCGAGGTGGTGGGGCTGCTGGGGCCGAACGGGGCGGGGAAGACCACCTGTTTCTATTCGATCATGGGGCTGGCGGCGCCGGACCAGGGGCGCATCCTGCTGGACGGGGTGGATATCACGACGCTGCCGATGTACCGGCGGGCGGCGCTGGGGCTGGGCTATCTGCCGCAGGAAACCTCGATTTTCCGCGGGCTGAACGTGGCGGACAATATCAGCGCGGTGCTGGAGGTGGCGGAGCCGGACGCGGCGGCGCGGTCCGCGCGGCTGGAGGAGCTGCTGGGCGAGTTCAACATCGCGCGGCTGCGGGACGCGCCGGCGATGGCGCTGTCCGGCGGGGAGCGGCGGCGGGTGGAAATCGCGCGGGCGCTGGCGGCCAGCCCCTCGATCATGCTGCTGGACGAACCGTTCGCGGGCATCGATCCGATCAGCATCAGCGACATCCGCACGCTGGTGCGGCAGCTGCGCGACCGCGACATCGGCGTGCTGATCACCGACCATAATGTGCGCGAGACGCTGGAGATCGTCGATCGCGCCTGCATCATCTATGACGGGCGGGTGCTGTTCGAGGGGACGCCCGAGGCGCTGGTGCAGGACGAGACGGTGCGCCGCGTCTATCTGGGCGAAGGCTTCACGCTGTAG
- a CDS encoding 2-oxo acid dehydrogenase subunit E2: MTQPLKLTGIRGMIAKKMHESVQSTAQLSFFTDVDASALTAARAAWKAADIRIGYEDLVIATLGRILPAFPLFNALEADGVITPQAEINVGVAIALPGALVAPAVFDCANKDLPTIAAERASLVERAAINKLTVREMSGGTINISNLGLTRVRHFTPILNRPMTCIVGLGRIAPEPAVVDGALAIRPVMGLSLTVDHRAIDGAPAGDFLTALADALEASHPIP, from the coding sequence ATGACCCAGCCCCTCAAACTCACCGGCATCCGCGGCATGATCGCCAAAAAGATGCACGAATCGGTGCAATCGACCGCGCAGCTCAGCTTCTTCACCGACGTCGACGCCAGCGCCCTCACCGCGGCCCGCGCCGCCTGGAAGGCCGCGGACATCCGCATCGGCTATGAAGACCTCGTCATCGCCACGCTGGGCCGGATCCTCCCCGCCTTCCCGCTGTTCAACGCGCTCGAGGCCGACGGCGTCATCACCCCGCAGGCCGAGATCAACGTCGGTGTCGCCATCGCGCTCCCCGGCGCGCTCGTCGCCCCCGCCGTCTTCGACTGCGCCAACAAGGACCTGCCCACCATCGCCGCCGAACGCGCCAGCCTGGTGGAACGCGCAGCCATCAACAAGCTGACCGTCCGCGAAATGTCCGGCGGCACCATCAACATCAGCAACCTCGGCCTCACCCGCGTCCGCCATTTCACGCCCATCCTGAACCGCCCGATGACCTGCATCGTCGGCCTCGGCCGGATCGCGCCCGAACCCGCCGTGGTCGATGGCGCGCTCGCCATCCGCCCGGTGATGGGCCTCAGCCTCACCGTCGATCACCGCGCCATCGACGGTGCCCCCGCCGGCGACTTCCTCACCGCGCTGGCCGACGCCCTCGAAGCCTCCCACCCCATCCCTTAA
- a CDS encoding dienelactone hydrolase family protein — MKIEDLVYHDGDQTCIGHLAVPDGDGPFPGVVVVHEAWGLGAHAMERAEKLAALGYVALAADIFGDRKIPANPPEAFAIIGDFRANPDRLRARAGAAVDALKAHPACDGRIGAIGFCFGGSTVLELARSGRADVLGVVSFHGALGSPGPSTSGGVTAKILVCHGADDPLVPADELSGFLAEMREAKADCQTIAYTGAMHSFTNREADGSLMPGIIYHAPTDARSWAAMKAFFADEVFG; from the coding sequence ATGAAGATTGAAGACCTTGTCTATCATGATGGCGACCAGACCTGCATCGGACATCTGGCGGTGCCCGATGGCGACGGCCCGTTTCCGGGCGTGGTGGTGGTGCATGAGGCCTGGGGGTTGGGCGCGCATGCGATGGAGCGGGCGGAGAAGCTGGCGGCGCTGGGCTATGTCGCGCTGGCGGCGGATATCTTCGGCGACAGGAAAATCCCCGCCAATCCGCCGGAAGCCTTTGCCATCATCGGGGATTTTCGGGCCAACCCCGATCGGCTGCGGGCGCGGGCGGGGGCGGCGGTGGACGCGCTGAAAGCGCATCCGGCGTGCGATGGGCGGATCGGCGCCATCGGTTTCTGCTTTGGCGGATCGACCGTGCTGGAACTGGCGCGGTCGGGCCGCGCGGATGTGCTGGGTGTGGTGAGCTTCCACGGCGCGCTGGGGTCACCGGGGCCGTCGACGTCGGGGGGTGTGACGGCGAAGATCCTGGTATGCCATGGCGCCGACGATCCGCTGGTGCCGGCGGACGAGCTGAGCGGCTTTCTGGCGGAAATGCGGGAGGCGAAAGCGGATTGCCAGACCATCGCCTATACCGGGGCGATGCACAGCTTCACCAACAGGGAAGCGGACGGCAGCCTGATGCCGGGCATCATCTATCATGCGCCGACGGATGCGCGCAGCTGGGCGGCGATGAAGGCGTTCTTCGCCGACGAGGTCTTCGGCTGA
- a CDS encoding DUF2147 domain-containing protein, producing MRTLILATLIVATPATAQKPANWFGTWANPSKSVQMQSKPCGKDICGVVVYANEKAKADAAKGGTPNLIGMNLLSGFQRTGPTSWSGKVFVPDINRTVSGTVELTSPRTIEVKGCILGNIACKAQIWTRVK from the coding sequence ATGCGAACCCTCATCCTGGCGACCCTCATCGTCGCCACACCCGCCACCGCGCAAAAGCCGGCAAACTGGTTCGGCACCTGGGCCAACCCGTCGAAATCGGTGCAGATGCAATCGAAGCCCTGCGGCAAGGACATCTGCGGCGTGGTGGTCTATGCCAATGAAAAGGCAAAGGCCGATGCCGCCAAGGGTGGCACCCCGAACCTCATCGGCATGAACCTGCTCTCCGGCTTCCAGCGCACCGGCCCCACCAGCTGGAGCGGCAAGGTCTTCGTTCCCGACATCAACCGCACCGTCAGCGGCACGGTGGAACTCACCAGCCCGCGCACCATCGAAGTCAAGGGCTGCATTCTCGGCAATATCGCCTGCAAGGCACAGATTTGGACTCGCGTGAAATAG